AATGCACGGGGAGAAATCAAGATATGGATTTTAATTCGGGGGGGAAATAGAATTCCTCAAAAAAATGAGTAGAATTGTATTGCCTAACTAAATTATTATTAAGATTTTATATCCATATTTATATAGTCACAAGTAGTTTCACAATCCTAGATCCACCACAAGAttgggatatttgcaaaaaaaaattaaattttttaagagtttttaatgatgcaacttatggTTTGtttggtgtttattatcctattacacatttgtttttaataaagtgtgttaatattgctatttctttttaagaatatgaaaaaaaatgatcaattagctccaactattatagcaatgtGAGGAAAATGGCTGCTTTATTATACCAAAGttcttcttatttatttggttgtttttgtttttgatccacgtatgaaattagatggtttagatGATTATTTGAATAGTTATTATGAATGtctacatttgaatgaaacagtaaATGTTAGAATTATACAAGCAGCGATTAAAGGCGcaatagtagaattgtataGTAATTTTGTAGTACATATGGTTTAAGTAATAATGGATATTCCCAACCTAGTGATGTACAAAGAGGGGAGTATAATAAAATTAGTAGATGGTATAAAATGCTGATAAGtaagcaaaaaagacaaaagagttCTACaagtaatatttctgaaataaagacatatttaaccatttcttttgagtttggtgaatccgaaggcacatatttttcaattttagtgtGGTGAAAGAGGTGTTCAACTCAATTCCCAACTCTCGCTCTCATTGCAAGACAGATTTTAGCAACTCCTCGTTCAACAATTGCAgctgaacaagcatttagtgttggaagattaattttggataacCGATATTTAAGACTACATCCAGATTcgatggaggctcaagcttTTCACGATGATTGGACAAGGCTCAATTTTGATAACAAGAAATGGATTGCAACGCAGAAGCCGAATTCTtcaatgacgatgatgatggaaGTACCACCACCACGACTACCGGAATGGGTAGCGACAattgatgatgaggtaagttggggttatcaaaggtaaaaaaaatacataggctttaatttttctatcccTAAAAAGAtttgtaggcgcttaatgataattcattaagttcaagcccttccccctcccttttttcccctcgtatttgattacaatgtacaatttgataataatttatatttgataatttttttattttttatttcataatttattatttaaaaattaaatataaaaatcgaaatcgAAATCGAAACCGAAACCAGCCCTTGAATTGGCTCGGAACCACCGGTTTTGAAGCTGGAACCGGATCGCACCTTAAGGGGCCAATTCCCGTTCAAGGGCGGCCACaaatcggaaccgccggttccaaatcgAGCCACCTCTAcataaaattgaattaacacaattgcaataaatttagcacTTTATTAATAATTTTCCCTTAGTACAACTCTTcaatatattttatattctCGTGTCACGATCACATGGTATCACCTTTAGCTAAAAAACTGTTTTTGGATAGGAGTTGCACAGTTGTTTATCATTGTATGCTTATGCTCAAATGTGTTAAAGTGGGTAAATATAAAAGGGAGATTAGTCcattgaaagtcttaaaacttgtaacGAAAGTGCAgttaaattctaaaacttgtcatgaaattgTAATTAAgccacaaaattttcaaaaagtgcaaacAAGTTcttaaacttgtcaaattggtccaatcaagtccttctgttgcttgtatttttttaaaattttgggacttgATCGCACTTTCTTGATAAGTTGTCtacttaattatacttttcgaaagttttaagactcaattacactttttgaccatttttaggacttgattgtactaaCCTGAAAATTTTCGGACTCGACTACACTTTCGCGATAAACTTTAGGACTTCAACTATATTTATTCCTATAAAAACTGAATGAATTCCTATTGGGCTAATTTCATACAAGACTCCAAGTCTCCCAAAGTGCCAACATATAATTTCATCGGGCCAGCCAACTAGTTTGGATCAAGGCCCATGTATTCGATCACCTTCATTCATTGGAAGATCCATAAGTTGTTAGCCCACGGAAATACCAAGCATGTCTTACATTTCGTCAACCATTCTTGTGTTTCTatgtactaaaaaaaaatgtctgaaATACTAAACAAAATCACCATCACTAAAAACTAATTACATACGAAAATCATTAAACTCAATTTTGTTCTATCGAGTAAAAAAGTAATGGATCTAGTCGTATAGGAGACGGAAATAACCGTCACCCAATCCAAGTCACGGTACGCTCGATGTGTTCGATTTTGTAATTTCTCTTACAGGACTTATAGTTACTCcctaaacaaaaacaaaagaattgcTTCCTGGAATTCCAAATTTGCTCACAGAACACCTGTCACATAATTATCCACCagtgagtttttatttttatttttatttttatttttatttttatttttatttttattttcgggtAATTTAAGCTATGAAATCACCTTATTCTTCCACCCAATGAGACCGGCTTATCAAAATCCATCAATGCAAATTGATTCATCTGGCGGCCCTACGCGTTTTGGTGGGAGGAGGGGAAAGATGAATGAACCGCGTATGCGCTCACTAGTCTTCGAGGCGTTAAATGACATCCAGATGCGTACCAGGGGCCGTACACTGACCTCTTTAAGAAGAGATCGTCACGAGATGGGTCGACCCGTCACCATGGGTCCGCCGGAGTGCCACGCTTCGGGCACGAGCTTGACCCGGAGTTTGATTTCCGGACGGAAGGCTCGAATGGCTATCCCCATCAAAAATCAGTCTCCTACCTTTTcttgattcaaaagaaattctCGTTCGTTTCGAAATGGGATATACATCTCGAAACTTTATAGCGTGCAGCCACCGTGATGTGGTCATGAGACTAGGCGATGGTTGCAATGACAAGGTACGGTCAGTCGCTGgctcgcgctctctctctctctccctctctaaagaaaataaaaggaccattttgaaaagaaaaacatgaggGTGCTTTTGAATTTCGAACAAGAACATATGGACCATCAAGGTCATCATTCCTCAAATCAAGTGAAGATCATTTTCGAAAGTAACAACCAATACTAGGTCGCACCATTTACCGGGCTAAGAACTCATCTAGTTTGGTGAAAATATAGCTAATGCTTTATCGGCTAAACTTCGGCGGAGATAGGTTGAGTGATTAAATAACTTGATTGGACCCGGTAGATTCTATATTCAAATTAATGCACATGGATCAGATAATTTGCGTACTTCTACAAAGGATAATCGAAACACAAGGGTTCAACCACTATACATTatgataacaataataataataatgataataataataatagtagtggtaatattcgaccaaaaaaatagtggtaataataataataatcccgATTAATGTCCTCATCTATTTCCGGGGTCTAAAACTTTTGACCACACGTACATAGAAAACGCCACGGTCAACGCAAAAGACTCCTTGAACATTTTGAATCATACCACACACGCGTTACTTTTTTCAGACAATCATTCACAATTTATGGACAAAAGTTGCCGCATTATCCACCTAACATTATGCAAAAAATTTCACCATTAACCGTTAATACAACCttaaaagtaaaacaaaaagcCAAGCATTCCTACACTAATCTCGTCATGCAATTTGATGGGCCCCATTAAATCCACTCAAGAAATAGATCCCCATCGACGCTCCCATCATACCCCCCCAAATACCCCCACCACCCATAGCTATATCCCTCTGTGCTCCACTATATATCttttcccttcatcttcaaccaccaaaaaaaaaaaaaccctaaattttcttCAATAGTCTTAGATAGTGCATCAAGAACCAAAGTCTCctcacaaattcaaaataataataataataataaattgataaagataataaagaaaagCCGTGTGTTAATATGCTAGCACACCATTTATTGATAGTGACCATATTTTGCTAAACCTTCAAAGGCCAGAGTAGTAGCACCACAGATGAAACTGATCTCAGCCACGCTGCTTACATAACAAAACAGCATCCAAAATGATCGCGTACGTAACATATATTGTAGCATATATAGAGAGAGTCATACTAGGTAACCTCTCTCTTACACATTTCTTACCTCGCTCATTTTTAACAATAAGCGATACATTTGTTCTTGCAGTCCACCgtgcagccgccgccgccgcctccggaGCCATATCCCTTCCCAGAGTGGCTGTAGGAGGTGAAGCACTTGGCCGGGCACGTCAGCTTCTTCTTGTAGCACGGCCCCTTGTCCTTGCACACCACGGTGGGCCTGATCACGCCTCCCTTGGAGTACCCCCCGCCGGGCCCTCCGTAGCCAGCCCCGTACCCGCCGCCGACCCCGGTGCCCCACCCCTTCCCGAGCCCGGGAATGTCACCGAACCCGCTTCCAGGCCCGAAGAACCCGCCGGTCCCGTCGTCACTCCCGTCCCCCTTCCCCCTGGAGGACTTGCGATCCGATCCGGACGAGCCGGGCCGGGCCGAGGCGAGGGAGATGGTTGAGATGAGTAGCAAGGAGATGGCTAGGAGGGGgagagcggcggcggcggcggtggtggtggtggttttgTTCTTCATGGTTGTGAGAGTTTTTTAGGAGTGTGGGATTGGTGTGGAATTCGATGAGAGGAAGTAGTGATTCGCTTTGAGGGACTCTTTAAGTGGGGGCAAATGGTGGAGGAtggaggagaaaaaggagaagagcaTTAATGGTGGCTGAGTGTTAGAAGACAGTTGAGGGGACCGGCATTGACGAAAGGGTAGGTTGAGCACACTTATTAACTTCATTTACTTACGTTACATGCACAAGCGGTATACACCGTGCAAATTAATTATACAGTTAATTGATTTTAGATATTTGTCTTATTTAACTTTATTATATATGGGTGTGCTGTTTTCCAGGAGATATTTATTTTATGAACTTAGAGACTCCGtctattttacgaaaaataaatgatctgGAAacgttttcctaaaaatgatcggttgtattataaaaatgaataaacgaaagatatttttatcgttcatgaaaatgtttaggttcTAGTTTACGACGACGGTGGTAAAATGATGTGATTCACGATGTAATATAATGGTGGTCATGATCATTTGTATGTGTACGATCCTTGTTAAAATGTATGTAAACTTATATGTGTACATTTCTCACTCCTAGAACATAGTCGACAAATCTATAATGACGTTAAAAATAATAGCAGGTTATGATCATGaaataagtcctaaacctttttttttttaagtaaagtttatttaaattatatatcTTGTGTATAGGATTTAatcggtcataaatctttcgtTTGTagcaaaaaagtcttaaattcgTTTCGAAAAGAGTGCAATCAAGTCCGTTCACCGAAAATTGTCTATCTAATCTACATCGTAGGCCCTGAAGGGGCGCCGCAAATGATGAATGGAAGAAATGTCGATTGGAAGGACACGTAAGCTTCTAttttaaaatgtattttaaacaaaaaaaaaaaggtcagaCTTGATTGAATCCCTGTACACACTTAGGCCCTTTTGGTGCaactttcctcttctttttttcaacacATGACTCTTTACCAAAAAGGAGGAACCTTAATTGAATGGCTTAACTTATATATTTATCCGTAGGAagaggttcctcattttttagaagTCGGAACCTATCCCGCATGTATTATCCATGTCACATGTGTCGGGATCGTTTCCGGGGTCATTGCGGCTTTCACCTATATTCTTAATAGAATTATTATAGTGAATTATCGTCTTTAATGACTATCATTCACTGCTACAATTCACTAATCATAACTTATATTTAGACGTAAGAATAAATCTAAAAtagtaacaaaataaaagtctcggTTTAGACTAGTGGTTTCGGATGACATATTTATCATCGGACGTTATGGAATAGCGTAGGATTGCACGAAAAGATATcctaagaaaaatacaaaaaaatgtgttaTAGGTTACATTACGGGTTCcggattttgcaaattttagaaattaaaaccTACCCCGCATATTTTGTAATCCGAAATCGGATAGATTTTTCTCCTATCCGATTTCGGGTTCTACCCCGAAACCATGTTAGCCCCTAATCATAGTAGCATCGTGTCAAATTTTGTTCTACTGTGAGCACGATTCTTAACATACTCCGGAAATCCAAACACAACACAATTATTTAATGGATTACATGACAAATTACATTTAACATGTTTAAGACATAATCTCCTACATACACGTGCAACTGTTTGACTAGACGTATCCCGACTAGGCATAGCTCGATAGTTGCATTAAGTATTTTGCCGCCCCTACTTGCGTTTCTTCTTAGGGCGCGTTCGTTTCACTACAAAATTTCACGtaaagaaaattgttttttcATGAAGATCATTTTCAAGGATCATGATTAGTTTTCATCTGTTTTGTAGTTCTAAGAAAGTAATTTCATTCTTGTTGGAAGACTGAACTTGTTATTTTCAATTCATagaaaaaaattctataaatcGATTAATTTTCCGTCATCTAAAAATCTCGAAaagttggaaaatattttttcgaaaacgaTTTTCCTGTTCTACCCTTAATAACTCTTCTCCATTCAAGACATATCACCTGAAATCGAAGTGCATTTGACACCTACCTCAGAAGTATCTTGCTTCCTTGTCACGTACATGGGACCTTCAATTGATCATGACAAAATAGTTACGCATATTTGGAGAGTCCTTGTTAACGCGCAAGGACATCCGTTATACATACCGATaagaaattgtgcaattttcaaattgatgaTCACACGTAGTaaaacaaaacacaaaaaaaggaaatatgtaCTCCATTTATTTagcaaaaatgaatgattttaaaattatttttcctaaaactaatctcttgtattgcttaaactaattagttaatgaaaaatatttgaaactaTCGTCAATGATTTATGTCCAAATATCATCGTGGACGATGATAACATTTTTCGTTTATCCATTTCCGTAAGAGACATAAGAGATCATTTATCAAAATTTTCGTGgatgacgaaattttttttcgttcattcaattTTGTAAGAGATAAAAGAGATCGTTTATCTTCTAAATCATTCGTTTTCCGCAAAATAGATAGAGCATAAAAAtccataagttttttttttcttgattccaTTGATTAATATAAGGGCACAGCAGGCAGGATATTCTTTAGCAGTTTTTATTGTTCAGTGAAAAAATCATTATCAATCTAAAATTATGGTTTACTTAAGTTAATCATAGGTAATGCGCTCATACCCTAGAGCTTAGACAAGCAAAAATATAAACTATTATGAATTCAACTATTATATTAGGTTACGCCTGggtcacgaaaaatgaatgacttgacaaatatgttcttaaaaaaaattattttatttctcttgaaataattaattaatgaaagatGTTTTCATCATCATTAACAACTTATATCTaagtatttttcgtttatttatttttgttagcaATATCgatgattatttaaaaaagaatttaaattacttattttttcgcgaaacaaatgtaACTTCAAAGGTCAACCGTCTGCATCCAATAATCGAAGTGGGTCTCTTCAATTCACATTCGGGAGCAATAAAGGCTTTCATTTGACTTAGGAGATGGTCGTTGAGAGCTGGGGTTGGACGGCCCAGTTGATTAATGAAAGCCCTATCCAACGTGTCTGAAACATTAATTgcatcaaattaatttttgcacGTTTCCATCACCAACAGGCAACAGGTGTTTATCAAGTTATGCTCGTTGATTTGAGTTTTTCCTTTGTTCAAACTTCAAACAGGACAAATTGGACAAATTATTGACTGCTTCGAAAGTACACTCTCGTCCGCTCATCTTGGGTTATAGATTCATATGGAGCTTGCTTCATTTGTGACATGGAGAAAGTTCAAGCTAAGGTGCGCGTGCGAGGGTGTTCGGCGAAAAAAAATCTCGACATTAAGGACGAGATGTAATGCGGAGCGGTTAATATGTCTTAATTTGCTCATACTTTATTGGTGACGGCTCCCTTTTAACGATCTCACCGGTTGCTCCCAACAATTTATTTCATAAGCATCAAATGATTTCCCAACCTTCTTCATATTTTATGTGTCATAACCGAAACCGATGTGAACAATTGCTCTTAATAtcatatattatgaaaattacaTAAATCATTGACATGAATGCCGAATATTTTGTGTGTCGTAACCGAAACtgatgtgaacaatttttatgtattttttttttattccgagttttacttattttttcctttttcttttttttttcactgataTGGACAAGCGAGAGGGCCCCCCGGCCCTGGCTTGTGGCCAACAAGGggaattggaaaaatgaaatacaaaaaaGTCATTAAAAATCTAAAACCAAATTAGCacaactttgaccaaaaaaaaattaacacaattgaagaTTTGATCGAATTAACTTCCGtacaataaaattaattttctgacCGTAAATTATCTTTTCCATATTTGTAAACCAAACACACGAAATTCACAAAACCATTTCCCGGAAACATTTTACATCGAAACAAACACACTAGTAAGTGGTTTATAAGTtccgataaaaaaagaaatggtttaTAAGTTGCAATTTTGAATGGTTGGTTTGTGCAGCGCCGGTTTAAACCAGTACACCAGTAAAGCCTACTTGTGGGGAACTCTCTCGCACTGTAATAACAACTTCAATCTCAATGTATGGTTTGCAAAACAACAAAGCTCTACCTTACTCTGATTACAGCATGTAATTTCAGTAATGATTTCTCGAGTCAAGCGAAAATGCACAATCTTGCTTTCTACAAAGCATCACGAACCACAAAGGGCAATCCACAGAAACAAGTATGAACACGAGTGAAACCAGCCGACTCATCGTGCTTTCGGGGTTCTGCCTTACAATGCCGCTCTCATAGCACCTCTCGCAGCATCGCGCTTCATCTCATTGGCTTTACCGCTTCCCCGGAAGTACATATATACTTGCTGCAACCGAAGGGTCAATGAAAAATTTGAGCGACTTTGATGAAAGCTTTAAATGAAGTCCAGCACGTGGCAACAGATGCATTTAATAGGTTTTATGGCAcagagaaaggagaaagaaaggacCTGAATAACCCAGATGCTAAGCACCGTCTCCAAACAGAACAGGCCGAAGCCGATGAAATAGAAGATCTGCAAAAGGATGGAAGTGCATTAGTCCGGTATAACTTCATTGGCAGCTTAATATCGTTAATCTAAGCGAAAAGGTAGGCAGACATTCATAGTGCTCCGAGACAAATTCGTATATGAAATAAATGGGAGACCTTACCGCAACTATGGCAGCTTGGTTTGTAAGATCAATTGCTGCCAATATGCCCCTGTTAGAAAATGCAAGGTCAGCAATTCGCCAGAAAGCATATAGTTGTGCACTCACTAGTTTTACCCCATAAGCCTAGTATGATGAACGCTTATTAAAGTATAAGCAAATTAGTAATTTAGCCAAAAATCTtcccaaaaaagggaaataaagcTAAGAAACAGGTTAAAAAAGTGACTCTATTCCCAGACCGAGCCAAcgttcgaaaaatattttgctgtGGCCTAAGACCTTAACAGCATCCACAGTTTACCAAGTGAAAACTAAAATCATCACAATGAAGTTGGGAAATGAATCATAGATCATAGTGGCTGGCTTACGCGAGAGATTTTCCTTTGAATATTATTGGGGGAGCAACAGCAGCAAGGACGCAAAATCCTATATGGAACTGCAGGTGCaaggacaaaaaaatttgatcagAGCAAGAAATATTGTAAAATAACAAACTGCGTTGCGAGTCTGGCTAACTTACCAAGTAAAACAGGAAAAACCAGCCAAACTTTATAGCACTATCAGTCCTGCAAAGAATTATGCAAATAA
This sequence is a window from Rhodamnia argentea isolate NSW1041297 chromosome 3, ASM2092103v1, whole genome shotgun sequence. Protein-coding genes within it:
- the LOC115750393 gene encoding glycine-rich cell wall structural protein 2-like; protein product: MKNKTTTTTAAAAALPLLAISLLLISTISLASARPGSSGSDRKSSRGKGDGSDDGTGGFFGPGSGFGDIPGLGKGWGTGVGGGYGAGYGGPGGGYSKGGVIRPTVVCKDKGPCYKKKLTCPAKCFTSYSHSGKGYGSGGGGGGCTVDCKNKCIAYC